From the genome of Chthoniobacterales bacterium, one region includes:
- a CDS encoding rRNA pseudouridine synthase: MRLNRYLALCGLGSRRACEDIILAGSVRINGRPVRELSTVVRPEDTVFARGREVRPAAPRCIAFNKPPGCLSSRRSQGDKPTIYDLLPRDAANLAHVGRLDAESEGLLLLTNDGALAQALTHPSRHVEKEYEVILDRPFDPSKTAKLLKGVYLEEGRARAANVRLDAPNKLRVVLTQGINRQIRRMFAALGWDVKRLTRTRLGPLRLGRLPRGGWRELSAKEVDLLRRTTGQR, translated from the coding sequence ATGCGGCTCAACCGCTACCTCGCGCTGTGTGGATTGGGTTCCCGTCGCGCTTGCGAGGATATCATTCTCGCCGGAAGCGTGCGCATCAACGGCCGCCCCGTGCGGGAGCTGTCCACGGTCGTCCGACCGGAAGACACGGTTTTCGCGCGCGGTCGCGAAGTGCGTCCGGCGGCGCCCCGATGCATTGCCTTCAACAAACCGCCGGGCTGCCTGAGTTCGCGCCGTTCGCAGGGTGACAAGCCCACCATCTATGACTTGCTTCCCCGTGACGCGGCAAACCTCGCGCACGTGGGAAGACTCGATGCCGAGAGCGAGGGGTTGCTGCTGCTCACGAACGACGGTGCTTTGGCCCAGGCTCTCACGCATCCCTCGCGTCATGTGGAGAAAGAATACGAGGTGATCCTCGACCGTCCGTTCGACCCGTCGAAAACGGCGAAGTTACTCAAGGGTGTGTATCTCGAGGAAGGGCGCGCCCGGGCCGCCAATGTGCGGTTGGATGCTCCGAACAAACTTCGCGTCGTTCTCACGCAGGGCATCAACCGGCAGATTCGCCGGATGTTCGCCGCGCTCGGCTGGGATGTGAAGAGACTGACCCGCACCCGGCTCGGCCCACTTCGACTGGGGCGGCTTCCGCGCGGCGGATGGAGGGAACTGTCCGCCAAAGAAGTCGATTTGCTGCGCCGCACTACCGGGCAGCGTTGA
- a CDS encoding PAS domain S-box protein, translating to MQTLDPAVTTCSGSADAHDAGRESSPGTPRIDDSQLWRQLFEAPVAMAWTTLPGRGDMQANRAFAQLFGYGPDEIPTLESWFAKAYPDATYRARVREETADLIARCECDGHPPGLREYKVTCKNGEEKRVEVAVAVISGRFLGTFTDVTVRHQQFEAQQQRENDLRRILDHLPFPVATSLAGEDFDWRDSRAKVTYVNRRFTELLGYTLDDIPTVGEWARRAYPDEKVRENVMRLLDSQIRSAVSAGADVGPVRSRVATKNGGTKDVVIKAATEGGSLIISLEDVTERQLAQRLLEQSEERFRLMFEQAPVAIVYTDLATGDMHFNAAYEQMLGYRRDECWTREQLAARVLESAGLDLADVEKMKRAAFERGERFSLELRLTATDGSVRDVVLTSIDLPGVDCNVIIDLSESKRVLRDLEESGRRLRDIVENAPVPIAYTRGGARTLAFNKAFIEAFGWTAEDVPTYEVWFRKIYPDAGYREKVLANWDLDVQKASQSEGKIPMRTYDITTKDGSRREVELTAGIFEGEIFGAFIDVTVRNRAERLLAASEASLRGLLENAPLGIVRTDLASGSLWVNKEFTKMLGYTASDIPDFERWMQRAYPSADYRNRIAKQWEEAVGQAQAGDGRIEAAEVRVMDQAGCEHVMQFSGILIGGEVFGLCVDLTERKNAEQKLRERQEQLARVGRVSSLGQLAASLAHELEQPLAAILNNAETASLLLQKGGKADCAELRDIVGDILEDDRRAGKVLDRIRSMVQQQRFEPQRLDVGEILESASHLFGGEFDSRGLALEISKEDGLPMVMGDSVLLQQALLNLVLNSLEAIGDRPNGRVHVRARDAGSGRVEISVSDNGGGVPPGDMDKLIEPFHTTKKQGLGMGLPLVHSIIEQHGGDLRFANREGHGFFVSMVLPAAEAEK from the coding sequence ATGCAGACGCTGGATCCGGCAGTCACCACCTGCAGCGGCAGTGCCGATGCCCATGACGCGGGGCGGGAGTCCTCGCCGGGCACCCCCCGCATCGACGACAGCCAGCTGTGGCGTCAACTTTTTGAAGCTCCGGTGGCCATGGCATGGACGACCCTGCCGGGCCGAGGCGACATGCAGGCGAATCGCGCTTTTGCGCAGTTGTTCGGCTACGGCCCCGACGAAATCCCGACGCTGGAAAGCTGGTTTGCCAAGGCCTACCCGGACGCGACATATCGCGCGCGAGTGCGGGAGGAAACCGCCGACTTGATTGCGCGGTGTGAGTGTGACGGACACCCTCCCGGGCTGCGTGAATACAAAGTCACCTGCAAAAACGGCGAAGAGAAACGCGTCGAGGTGGCTGTGGCGGTGATTTCCGGGCGCTTCCTCGGAACATTCACGGATGTCACTGTCCGGCACCAGCAATTCGAGGCCCAGCAGCAGCGCGAAAACGACCTGCGCCGCATTCTCGACCATCTTCCTTTCCCCGTGGCGACGAGCTTGGCCGGAGAGGATTTCGACTGGCGGGATTCGCGGGCGAAGGTGACATACGTGAACCGGCGCTTCACGGAGTTGCTGGGTTACACTTTGGATGACATTCCCACGGTGGGCGAGTGGGCGCGCCGGGCGTATCCCGACGAGAAAGTCCGGGAGAATGTGATGCGGTTGCTCGACAGTCAGATCCGGTCGGCTGTGTCTGCAGGAGCGGATGTCGGTCCCGTCCGCTCGCGCGTGGCGACGAAAAACGGAGGAACAAAGGACGTGGTGATCAAGGCGGCCACAGAGGGAGGAAGCCTGATCATTTCTCTCGAGGACGTGACGGAGCGCCAGCTTGCGCAGCGATTGCTCGAGCAGAGCGAGGAAAGATTCCGCCTGATGTTCGAGCAGGCGCCGGTGGCGATTGTTTACACGGATCTCGCGACGGGAGACATGCATTTCAACGCTGCGTATGAGCAAATGCTCGGCTACCGGCGGGATGAATGTTGGACGCGCGAGCAGTTGGCTGCCCGGGTGTTGGAGTCAGCCGGCTTGGATCTGGCGGATGTGGAAAAAATGAAACGTGCGGCTTTTGAGCGCGGGGAACGCTTCAGCTTGGAACTTCGCCTCACGGCCACGGATGGATCGGTGCGGGACGTTGTGCTGACCTCCATTGATTTGCCCGGCGTGGATTGCAACGTGATCATCGACCTCAGCGAGAGCAAGCGCGTGCTGCGGGACCTCGAGGAAAGCGGAAGGCGGTTGCGCGACATCGTCGAGAACGCGCCGGTTCCGATTGCCTACACGCGGGGAGGCGCGCGGACGTTGGCGTTCAACAAAGCGTTCATCGAAGCCTTCGGCTGGACGGCGGAAGACGTGCCCACTTACGAGGTGTGGTTCCGAAAAATCTACCCCGATGCCGGATATCGGGAGAAGGTCCTGGCAAATTGGGATCTCGACGTCCAGAAGGCTTCGCAGTCGGAAGGCAAGATTCCCATGCGCACCTACGACATCACGACCAAAGACGGCTCGCGGCGGGAGGTGGAGCTTACGGCTGGCATATTCGAGGGAGAGATATTCGGAGCCTTCATCGACGTGACCGTGCGCAACCGGGCCGAGCGCCTGCTGGCGGCGAGCGAAGCGAGCTTGCGGGGTCTTCTGGAAAACGCGCCGCTCGGTATCGTAAGGACGGACTTGGCCTCGGGGAGTTTGTGGGTCAACAAGGAGTTTACGAAGATGCTGGGCTACACTGCCTCGGACATTCCCGATTTCGAGCGCTGGATGCAGCGGGCGTATCCCTCGGCGGATTACCGCAACCGTATCGCCAAGCAATGGGAGGAAGCGGTGGGGCAGGCGCAGGCGGGTGACGGGAGGATCGAGGCTGCGGAGGTGCGCGTGATGGACCAAGCAGGTTGCGAGCATGTCATGCAGTTTTCCGGCATTCTGATCGGCGGCGAGGTTTTCGGCCTGTGCGTCGACCTGACCGAGCGCAAAAATGCGGAGCAAAAATTGCGGGAGAGGCAGGAGCAGCTGGCACGCGTGGGTCGCGTGTCCAGTCTCGGGCAGTTGGCCGCCTCGCTGGCGCACGAGCTGGAGCAGCCTTTGGCTGCCATTCTGAACAACGCGGAGACGGCCAGCTTGCTGCTCCAGAAGGGCGGCAAGGCGGACTGCGCCGAGTTGCGCGACATTGTGGGCGACATCCTGGAGGACGACCGGCGCGCCGGGAAGGTTCTCGATCGGATCCGCAGCATGGTTCAGCAGCAGCGCTTCGAACCGCAGCGGCTGGACGTGGGCGAGATCCTGGAGTCCGCTTCCCACCTGTTCGGCGGGGAATTCGATTCGCGTGGTCTCGCGCTCGAGATTTCGAAAGAGGACGGCCTGCCGATGGTGATGGGTGACTCCGTGCTGTTGCAGCAGGCGCTGCTCAACCTTGTTCTGAACTCTCTCGAAGCTATCGGGGACCGGCCTAATGGTCGCGTCCATGTGCGCGCGCGCGATGCAGGAAGCGGACGCGTCGAAATCTCCGTGTCCGACAACGGCGGCGGGGTGCCACCCGGAGACATGGACAAGTTAATCGAGCCTTTCCACACCACAAAGAAACAGGGACTCGGCATGGGTCTGCCGCTGGTCCACAGCATAATCGAACAGCACGGCGGCGACCTGCGCTTCGCCAACCGGGAGGGGCACGGATTTTTTGTCAGCATGGTGTTGCCCGCAGCGGAGGCGGAGAAGTGA
- a CDS encoding response regulator transcription factor, which translates to MSEKPVVHVVDDDVSFLRSVTRLLRASGYKVEAYSSVDEFLQRPSSQAPGCVLTDLQMPHRSGLDLQKALARTRHALPVIFLTAKGDIPTSVRAMREGAEDFLTKRAPKAALFDAIERAIARSLREEKRRSCRAEARAKFDALSRREWEVLAGVLRGLLNKQIAEKLGIAERTVKHHRTSLTNKVGVSSAAEMALLVNEAGLDRADIPAV; encoded by the coding sequence GTGAGCGAGAAGCCGGTGGTCCATGTCGTGGATGACGACGTCTCGTTTTTGCGCAGCGTGACACGCTTGCTTCGTGCCTCGGGTTACAAAGTGGAGGCGTATTCATCCGTCGATGAATTCCTGCAGCGGCCCTCGTCCCAAGCGCCCGGATGCGTGCTCACGGATCTGCAGATGCCCCACCGCAGCGGCCTCGACCTGCAGAAGGCGTTGGCACGCACACGCCATGCCTTGCCGGTCATTTTTCTCACCGCAAAAGGTGACATCCCGACCTCGGTGCGGGCCATGCGCGAAGGCGCGGAGGATTTCCTCACAAAGCGCGCCCCGAAGGCGGCCCTGTTCGATGCGATCGAGCGGGCGATCGCAAGAAGCCTTCGCGAGGAGAAGCGGCGATCTTGTCGCGCTGAGGCGAGGGCCAAATTCGATGCACTGAGCCGGCGTGAATGGGAAGTGCTGGCAGGTGTTCTCCGCGGACTGCTCAACAAGCAGATTGCGGAGAAGTTGGGAATTGCCGAGCGCACCGTAAAACACCACCGGACGTCATTGACCAACAAAGTCGGCGTCTCCTCGGCAGCCGAAATGGCCTTGCTCGTCAACGAAGCCGGTCTCGATCGCGCTGACATACCAGCTGTCTGA
- a CDS encoding PAS domain S-box protein: MRQFARLYLPVAFFVLLVTFFVAINLTQSDLARLKSAEADQLQLGSEILRAALVMSVEHLTGMAREPQLGEALRMPPARARSVVGSQLATLLYHNPVYDKARWLGPDGMELVGVEQGPQGPVARAEPDLQDQSHGGYFKDAIKQPPGTFYMSHLDLSVSRGSVEVPHKPVLRFAIRLPSSAGRDLGLLLVNVRAGDMLDRLATVVPVAAGSELMLLSSQGHWLLAPDPRDAFGFATGDAGKSFAARQPAEWARISGAKSGAILTRSGLWSWMTFDPAAILGSDVRAAETWKLVGHVPAAAIARMQWQLLWPLLAVCATALGVLLFGVYKYRQLWERREAGASERTLTAGKQLAERRFLLATEAANVGVWNWDLDTNKLEWSDLCKKHLALPPGSEPSFEHFYAVMHPEDRGRVERRIAEAVEKRRDYYEEYRIVQHDGSARWIAAPGRVYAKPDGTLEGMGGVTFDITARKKAEEDLRQLNMTLERRIAERTADLDAAQRQFRLLAENASDVVLQQDTQGIIQWITPLAVRQLGHVPEELVGRPFRDLVHPEDWDGVETVEGQLRKGSPASVEIRLRVGNDGYQWFWMSMRPLTDENGKTTGFAGGLRDIQQERQAREAVKNERLRLKATLDSLLDPHVLVQPVRDKSGRVADFIYTDANPAACRWIGRDRDHLLGRSTLELFPAMESTGLMKIYRDTAETGRPAVIDNFLFPLGDSSHWLDIRAVRVDERVSFVWRDITERHNADARLAASEERFRLLALNSSDVVVHVDDSDTIVWVSPSLTAVLGWEVADWTGRKVTDLAVDSEELAQLHGDLQRTRQGTPFVRRAKLRAKSGVVHRIELHAGPYRDRHGRINGIVGSFRVVDKEAAAEQLLERQAKTDALTGLCNRREFEVLAHRELSRAQRAGSAASLLMMDIDKFKSINDTRGHDAGDEVLKTIARACAPHLREIDTLARLGGEEFAVLLPDTAIEGARHVAERIREALAGESVFPGNGASIRFTVSIGAAEHDGTPEDLPGWLKRADEALYRAKNTGRNRVCVA; the protein is encoded by the coding sequence ATGAGACAATTTGCGCGCCTCTACTTGCCGGTCGCGTTCTTTGTTTTGCTGGTTACTTTTTTTGTCGCGATCAATCTGACGCAATCCGACCTCGCCCGGCTCAAGAGCGCCGAGGCAGACCAACTGCAACTCGGCTCGGAGATTCTCCGCGCGGCGCTGGTGATGTCCGTGGAGCACCTGACGGGCATGGCGCGCGAGCCTCAGCTTGGCGAGGCGTTGAGGATGCCGCCTGCACGGGCGCGTTCGGTCGTGGGAAGCCAGCTCGCGACGCTGCTTTATCACAACCCTGTCTATGACAAGGCGCGCTGGCTTGGCCCCGATGGCATGGAGTTGGTCGGCGTGGAGCAGGGACCCCAAGGCCCTGTTGCCCGCGCGGAGCCGGATTTGCAGGACCAGTCGCATGGCGGATATTTCAAGGACGCCATCAAGCAACCGCCCGGCACTTTTTACATGTCGCATCTCGACCTCAGTGTGTCGCGCGGCTCTGTGGAAGTGCCGCACAAACCGGTTTTGCGGTTCGCCATCCGCCTGCCGTCCAGCGCGGGCCGCGACCTCGGACTGTTGCTCGTCAACGTGCGAGCCGGAGACATGCTCGACCGCCTTGCAACAGTCGTTCCCGTGGCCGCCGGGTCGGAGCTTATGCTGCTGAGTTCTCAAGGCCACTGGTTGCTGGCGCCGGATCCGCGGGACGCGTTCGGGTTCGCAACAGGGGATGCGGGCAAATCCTTCGCCGCACGACAACCCGCGGAGTGGGCGCGCATCTCGGGGGCTAAATCGGGCGCGATCTTGACGCGGAGCGGACTGTGGTCGTGGATGACCTTCGATCCCGCGGCCATTCTTGGCAGCGATGTGAGGGCGGCGGAAACTTGGAAACTTGTCGGGCACGTGCCCGCGGCCGCGATCGCACGCATGCAGTGGCAGCTTTTATGGCCACTGCTTGCCGTGTGCGCGACAGCACTCGGAGTCCTTCTTTTCGGCGTTTACAAATACCGGCAACTTTGGGAGCGGCGCGAAGCCGGCGCGTCCGAGCGAACTTTGACTGCGGGCAAGCAACTGGCGGAGCGTCGCTTCCTCCTTGCCACCGAGGCCGCGAACGTCGGCGTGTGGAATTGGGACCTCGACACCAACAAACTCGAGTGGTCGGACCTCTGCAAAAAACATCTCGCCCTGCCCCCGGGGTCGGAGCCCAGTTTCGAGCATTTCTACGCGGTGATGCATCCCGAAGACCGCGGGCGCGTCGAGCGGCGAATCGCGGAAGCCGTGGAGAAGCGGCGCGATTATTACGAGGAATACCGGATCGTCCAGCACGACGGTTCCGCGCGCTGGATTGCCGCCCCGGGGCGCGTCTATGCCAAGCCCGACGGAACGCTCGAGGGCATGGGAGGGGTGACGTTCGACATCACTGCGCGTAAAAAAGCCGAGGAAGATCTGCGCCAGCTCAACATGACCCTGGAACGCCGCATCGCGGAGCGGACGGCCGATTTGGATGCGGCCCAGCGGCAGTTTCGCCTGCTTGCCGAGAATGCCTCCGATGTGGTGTTGCAGCAAGACACGCAAGGTATCATCCAATGGATTACCCCTTTGGCCGTGAGGCAACTCGGCCATGTCCCCGAGGAACTTGTCGGCAGACCCTTCAGAGACCTTGTTCACCCCGAAGACTGGGACGGGGTCGAAACGGTCGAAGGCCAGCTCAGGAAAGGCAGTCCGGCATCCGTTGAAATCCGCTTGCGAGTCGGCAACGACGGCTACCAATGGTTCTGGATGTCGATGCGTCCGCTGACCGACGAGAACGGTAAAACCACGGGATTTGCTGGCGGTTTGCGCGACATCCAGCAAGAGCGGCAGGCCCGCGAGGCGGTCAAAAACGAACGGCTGCGTCTGAAAGCGACCTTGGACAGTCTGCTCGATCCGCATGTGCTTGTGCAACCGGTGCGCGACAAGAGCGGACGCGTTGCTGATTTCATTTACACCGACGCAAACCCCGCCGCTTGCAGGTGGATCGGCAGGGACCGCGACCATCTCCTGGGCCGCAGCACACTCGAACTTTTTCCCGCAATGGAATCCACCGGACTTATGAAAATTTACCGCGATACCGCGGAAACAGGACGTCCTGCGGTGATCGACAACTTTCTTTTTCCCTTGGGCGATTCGTCGCATTGGCTCGATATCCGTGCTGTGCGGGTGGATGAACGGGTTAGCTTTGTCTGGCGTGACATAACCGAGCGTCACAATGCCGATGCGAGACTCGCCGCCTCGGAGGAACGATTTCGCCTTCTGGCGCTCAATTCGTCGGATGTCGTCGTGCACGTTGACGATAGCGACACGATCGTCTGGGTCTCGCCGTCGCTCACCGCCGTGCTGGGGTGGGAGGTTGCCGATTGGACCGGGCGCAAAGTCACCGACCTCGCCGTCGATAGTGAAGAATTGGCCCAACTGCACGGAGACCTCCAACGCACGCGGCAGGGGACGCCGTTCGTCCGGCGTGCGAAGCTGCGAGCCAAAAGCGGAGTTGTCCATCGGATCGAACTCCACGCGGGCCCCTACCGCGACAGGCACGGCCGCATCAACGGCATCGTCGGGTCGTTCCGCGTGGTGGACAAGGAAGCGGCCGCGGAGCAATTGCTCGAGCGGCAGGCCAAGACCGATGCACTTACCGGACTCTGCAACCGCCGCGAGTTCGAGGTCTTGGCCCATCGCGAGTTGTCCCGCGCGCAGCGTGCGGGATCAGCGGCTTCACTGCTTATGATGGACATCGACAAATTCAAATCCATCAACGACACCCGCGGCCACGACGCGGGCGACGAGGTGCTCAAAACCATCGCACGTGCTTGCGCGCCGCATCTGCGCGA
- a CDS encoding RidA family protein — MIKRITSVQDGPSAIGPYSLAVVAEGKFLFVSGMTPMDPATGKMSDGPVARQTQLVLDNMRKVVESAGATLADVVSCRVFLAQLTEKNFAEMNGVYKEFFKDPYPARTTVGAQLMNMAVEIECVVRLPA; from the coding sequence ATGATCAAACGAATCACTTCCGTGCAGGACGGCCCGTCTGCCATCGGTCCCTATTCGCTCGCAGTCGTCGCGGAGGGCAAATTCCTTTTCGTCTCCGGTATGACGCCCATGGACCCAGCGACGGGAAAAATGAGCGACGGCCCCGTGGCCCGGCAAACTCAGCTTGTCCTTGATAACATGCGCAAGGTTGTCGAGTCGGCGGGTGCGACCCTTGCCGATGTCGTGAGCTGCCGCGTTTTTCTGGCTCAGTTGACGGAGAAAAATTTCGCCGAGATGAACGGCGTCTATAAGGAGTTTTTCAAAGATCCGTATCCGGCGCGCACGACTGTCGGTGCTCAGTTGATGAACATGGCTGTCGAGATCGAATGCGTCGTGCGTTTGCCGGCCTGA
- a CDS encoding small basic protein: MSQHRSLRGQGAIKAKRNVLKRFERVELLKKRGQFKDNQSVIGLKKTKPDE; encoded by the coding sequence ATGAGTCAGCACAGAAGTCTACGTGGTCAGGGCGCCATCAAGGCAAAACGCAACGTTCTCAAGCGTTTTGAGCGTGTCGAGTTGCTCAAGAAGCGCGGGCAGTTCAAGGACAACCAGAGCGTCATCGGTCTCAAGAAGACCAAGCCGGACGAGTGA